AAAATTAATTCAATTAACATTGTAACACCTCAAGCTTTTACAATAGTAGTCCGATTGCTAATGCAATACCTGTAGCAATCGACAGTGAGGTAATAACAGCCTCTGCTCCACGACTGACACCGGCTACTAAATCACCAGACATTAGGTCACGAACCGCATTTGTTAATGGAACTCCAGGAACAAGGGGCATGAGAGTTCCAATGATGATTTGGTCTAAATTTGCTCCGACCCCAAAGTAGACTAATCCAATGGCGACCGCCCCACCTATAAAGGCCGACATAAACTCAGCAAAGAACTTCACCTTTAAATACTCTTGAAATTTAAAGATGCTAACAGAGACAATGTATCCAGCAATAAAAGCAGGAAGTGTATCTCTAATACTACCGCCAAATAAATAGGAAAAACCAGCCCCT
This portion of the Bacillus sp. FJAT-45350 genome encodes:
- a CDS encoding threonine/serine exporter family protein; the encoded protein is MGKADQMMDICLLAGEIMLMYGAETYRVEETLERMAKAAGMKNVHSFVTTTGIFLSFECGDTDVMQMIRVDDRFQDLNKVSLVNQVSREFVIGDINADEAYEKLDDIAKSPMHYPVWLMHIASGFAGAGFSYLFGGSIRDTLPAFIAGYIVSVSIFKFQEYLKVKFFAEFMSAFIGGAVAIGLVYFGVGANLDQIIIGTLMPLVPGVPLTNAVRDLMSGDLVAGVSRGAEAVITSLSIATGIALAIGLLL